The genomic segment AAACCagaatgcattctagaatgcttttTTCACCAATCAGAAGTAGCGGAATGAAATCTAAGCCCTATATAGAAGAGACGGAACTCTGTTCTCTCATTTTCCCTTATCCCCTATACCTAAGAGCTTTATCTCATAGCTGAATTTCTAATTCCCAGCATTCCCAAACCATTTTAGAAACATCCCTATATTTTTAAGTCCTGCAGTACTCTAGtcaggtgagtgtgtgtgtttacttaaTTTTGTTTGGGTAAACTGAAGAGTTTAAAGATTGAATTACTTCTTCATGTTTCCATTCTcatagaaaacaataaacaacaattttaaaaaacagaaaaaagaaaacaagatacaagaaactaaTTAATCAtaactttagaaaacaaatgaacatttaGATCAGGCCACGCACCATGGATATGTAGTGCTTATCTACACAGCTTTACATGCCTTACACTGTAGCCCTACAACAAAATCTTACAAGTCAGCTCCTTtctgccctctgcctctctgctgAGAAGGGTAAAGTTCCTTGTGAGTAGTCTGGGAGATATTTGACTATCATAATGTTCCTTTTTGGCATATAACTTTATGATATTTAACTTATGCTGCATTAGGTTTTAATTTGTTTGGActtctatgttttgttttgttttgaagctctctttaaaagcaaaagatatattcagaataaaataatatagtataaagaattttcttttatcttctctaTAGAGTATTCCCTTGACAACCTAATGAAGCATTCAAAGAAGACATATGACTCTTTTCAAGATGAACTTGAAGATTATATCCAAGTGCAGAAAGCCAGAGGCTTAGAACCAAAGACTTGTTTCAGACGGATGAGAGAGGACTATTTGGAAACCTGTAGGTACAAAGAAGAGGTTGATTTCAGACCCAGGTATAGAATGTTTGATCAAAGACTGCCATCTGAGACCATCCAAACCTACccgagatcatgcagtatttcaCAAATTGTGGAAAACCAGTTACCTCCGTGGCTACCGGCTCATGACAGCAGGCTCAGACTAGATTCCCTGAGCTACTGCCAGTTCACCAGGGACTATTTCTCAGAAAAACCAGCTCCCCTGAACCTTAGTCAGCAAGAGTGTAATTATAGCACATACAGTGTAGACTCTAGAGTTTACGAGCACCTCTCAGAAAACAGTACCAGTGCCCATAAAGCCAGTCACAAACGGATGCATCACAAGAGAAAAAGGCATCCGgaagaaagcagaggaaaatCAGAGGAGAAGCAGCCCAAGCCTAAGAGGGAAAAAGGCTGTGAGGAAATAGACTTAGATAAACACAAGAgcatccagaaaaacaaaacagaggtgGAAGCAGTCAGGATCAGTACAGAAAAGCTTAAGAatcacaaggagaaaaaaagacgAGATGTAGCCTCCAAGAAAGAGGATCGTAAgcgtagaaaagagaaaaaggaacaaggtAAAGAAAGAACCGAGGAAGAAATGCTTTGGGACCAATCTATCCTTGGATTTTGAAGCTCTTGAGTTGATTCTCTTGAGGTTAAACTGAAAAATTCGCTGAGGAGCTTAGTTTTCTGATGCTCATGTTCAGAGCACTTTTCTCATATAAACAGGTATTTTAACTGCTAACAAAGGCCAAGTGaacagaaagtatttttaatgctTGATCTCCAACATGGaaattacttttcttcattttctaaaagcattattacatttttcttatatataatgTAACTTCCCTTAATGAGAGCGGCTTTGCTTTTATTCATCAAATTGCTATGCTGATAGAAGTATTTTTCCTTTGGgaagtcatttattttaaagtggagGATTAATAGGCTTTGTAGAATCTATTTCTTGATTGGGTTTGTTTTAGTTTGGGGTGggtatttttatgttctttagttttctcagtgaagcaatttagatttttttctcctccGTTAGatatatgtttcattttgttgaagctctttgtattttctatattttctttgaagCATCTATATTGAAAAGTGGaaattgaaatacattaaaataatatgctTAGGTTACATATAGTTTCAAAAGTTTCAAAGAGTCGATACAAAATCAGTTTATAACAACTATTTATAATAAAGAGttctaattttacatttattgtccTGTATCAATGATCTGTCCCCATTCAGTGATGATTTTCTTCTAGAAGAGTAATAATTGAGCAGTTTGTACTTAAAAGGCAAGATCTTTTGGGTGGGTCACACTTTACAGTTATATAAAAAATTCCTTATCTCCTATACCTTGCTCATTCATATTTAAACTCATTTTACCCCCCTCTCTCCTCAGTTCTCATTCATGAAACCAGTCTCTCTACTTTTACTGGGCTGCAGCCTTACTCACCCCTGGCCCCTCTTGGGGTCACCACCTTGCCAAGCCTTCTACCTCACTGGACCCCAGATAGCAAAGATGAAAGGAAGGAatagggggaagaagagaggggggaGGGTAGGTAACCCATTTTATTTTACACTATGACCACACACCTTCAATCCTTCAAGGTTTCCCTAATAAATCTCCCATTCAGAGATGTCTTTTacattctcccctctctctgctaACCTTCCCTTTCCTACTGCTACCCATATAGAACCCCTTTCTCTGCGGAAGGCTTCACCTCACACTCCATTGAGAAAATATTGGAGAAGCCTTCTTAGGCAGACTCTCATCACCCTACCACCAGACCTATAAACTTCCCCCAGGAAGCCTATTCTCTGGTTTCCCTCCTGTTACCAATAAAGGTGTCCCTGCTCTTAATTAAAGGCAAATCCCACCCCTTGTGCACTGGATCCTACACCCTTTTACTTTCTCAAGGACTTCTGCACCGTGAATCTCCTTGACTGGATCATTCCATTAGGAGACGAACATGCTTCTGTTTCCCCTCTTCAAAAACTAATAACAGCACTCACTTCCATAGCACATATGCTAAAATCGGAAcgacaaagagaaggaaaaaatgacagaCAAAAACTCCCTTGACCTCTGCTATATCCTCTTGGAGCTCATTTCTCCTTCACATCAAAACATCTACACCAGCGGCCTGCACTTGCTCACTGCACTGTCTCCTCCACCTATTCTGACCCCACCACTCCTCTGCAACTGCCCTTCTCAAGGTCTCCAGTGACCTCCATGTTGTCACATCCAGTGGTTATTTTTTATCTGTACTCAATTCAGCCTCTCAGCAGCTTCCATCTGGAATTGGTCAGTCCCTCTTCCTCATGCTCCTCTCAGCTTCCACAGCACCACTTTCTCCTGTTTTCCCTACCTCCATAGCTCCTCTAGTGGTCTCCTCTACTggttcctcccccacccacctgtaAATGCCCCCTGTGTATCATCAGGAGCCAGTTCTAGACCGCCACTCTAATTGCACATCCTGAGGGATCtcagccagggccatggctttAAATTTGCCCGTGTGCTCAGGTTGTGGACTGAATGTTCCCCCTCCTCCAGAGGCGTATGTTGAAATCTAATTCCCAGTGTAATGATTTTGGGAGGTGAGACCTTTGGGATATAATTAGTCATGAAGGTatagccctcatgaatgggattagtgcgcTTATAAGAGGCCAGAATGCTAGCTCAGCTACccaatatatgtttattatagcACCCCAAAGTGACTAAGACAGTTGAAGACCTCTGTAAATTTCTATTTCTGGACTAGATCTTCCCCCCTTGAGCTCTAGACCCCTGTCCAACTGCATTAAGTGATATTTCCCCTCATAACCCCAAAAGCACTGGCTTCCCTTGGCACCGGTTATTCtgtcaggatgggcagggatATCCGCCTGGCAGCCTGAAcccgaggggaaccaccaatgatggattgccgctttgttcaaggagaccaatccctagccccagaggggagccaaccagaatttggtgcataaaaccccaccatattccctgcttgtgCCGCGACTTCCTCAGCACACatgcgcaaaccccaataaagctctgtactgccgaattttgtggctgattggcatttcttcctcagtgGAGCCTAAGAAAAGCTTTCATATTCTTCCCCAGTTTTCCCCACTAAAATCACACTTGACCCTTCTACATCAGACCCACCATTAATTCCTCCTGGTTATAACACCAAATTATCTCCTATTGTCCAGTTCTTTCCATCTTCTTTGTCACCACCCTGTCCCAAGCCATCATTTATCCCATATGAAACAGGACAATAGGTCTGAGAGGAACTGCAAAACTGGAAGAAGTCACAGGCTCTGGGTTGGTGAGTACAAACCCtgcaacagaagcaccaagagaTCAAATGGTGTTATGATCATCTCAACCCTGAGCATTTCAGAAATATCCAGCAAATATATCCTTCCAGAAGGACAAAGCCTTACCTGAAAAGTGCTAGGCTGAGAAACCCACTTGAGAAGGGAAGtaacacggggtggggggggtggtaaAGGAAGGAGAGGTGCAAATGGTCGGGAGCGGGGAAGGTCCAAGATGAAGCAGGACCCTGGTAGTACTGCAACAGCAATAAAACAGCATCCATGGTAAGAACACTACCTTAGCAGGCAGGACCTGTAGGCCTGCCGGAAATAGATCAGAGAAACTTTTCTGAACCAGGAGTAGCCCTCAGAGGCAGAGAAGTAGCCACATTTTGAACCTTTCACAATAACAAAGAGCCCTCAGGCCATGAAGCTGAGAAAGATACCCTAGGCCATTGCGCTTTCCACAGAACGTGCTCCCAGTAGTCCAGGTTAATACATTTCATTTACACtttggaaggaggggtggggagaatatgATTTAGCCACACAAAATgttacaagagaaaaataaactgaaatattttgaCTAAAGATACCAGTAAAATGCAGGCACAAAACATATGAAAACTAACCTAACACTTCAAACAAGGCTGAAAGAGAGTAAGAAAACTATTACAGCTTTGAGAAAAGctcataaaacagaaaaacaactctGAAGTAAAATGACCAAACAACTATgcaactgaaaaagaaagaattattaattccagggaaaataaaatgcagtacagtaaagaaaaaggaattccttttttatgaaatatatccatgaaaccagAAGCCATGGCTACTAAACAATGACCCTGACACcggggaaaataatacaataaattattttggaaatgaaaattacattaaCAGGAATTTGAGAGCATATAGACATTGTAGAAAGAAGAATGATAATccaacaaaagtaaaataatacaaaaggcTTGTGAGAAGGTGATAAAAGATAAGCAGAGATCCAAATACACGTGGAGTCTCTAAAGAACGACCAAGGAAgcagaacaaacatttaaaactgtAATGTTTGTTTGTTAATGGCAGCCATATGCAAAACAGTTGCAGGTGTGTACACAAAaggttgttggcttagtttggcAATGCATGGAGTGTTCTGGATTATCAGCCCTGGGCAGTCACTCCAACACAGTTTTGAACCTTCTGAACTGACAACTCAGTTTTGAATTCCAGTTGTACATTTCTAAGTTATATATAGCAGGTTGATTGTCGGAGAAAAGGCAGCAGTAATCCTCCCTCCCTGTATCTACCCCTTGGGTAGTCCATCTGCGGGGGCTTGGCCTtgttgagacaggatagtaagaagatAGGAAAATTCCTTGACAAATAGAATAGGAAACtcagacagacagctgaacaaactggccaaGCAATTCACAGCGAGGTACAGGAGGTCACCTTCCTAGacataacatctaggcctcagtcgtatttcagctccaggtccagaaaagcagcaaaaccaggtagTGACCCCAGGCCCAACTGCAATGACTGAAGTCCCTTCCCCGTCCCTGACCAACCAGTGGATACCAGGACCctaaaaggacacacctggagaactgatgaatattctactgaaaccctcccctaagattccctctcactctccctctggAGAGCAGCCCTaaccatttcctttcccttctttctcccccacttctttcctcaCAGGCATTCCTTTCCtcaactctaaggcaatgggaggctggcagcttgtcccaggctgacCCCCTGAACCCTGTCCccaaggtccccttttctctgacttcccaggaaACTAAGGCAGCCCAGcttaggctctcctgttgcttcttctgtactaagcccttccttgttttactcTCTCCAGCTTTAATAATTGTATCCTCGCAGTCATCTGAACGTGTGttatgaaatctttcctacacgaagtcaagaacTCACACACTACTGGCTGGCCGTAGGCAGACcctctcagggccaggccccatgtcCGGTGAcattgtgacttgctttgacagATAGGAGAATAGCAAATACCATGCAAGCTAGATCTGGAAAGTGCCTCTGCTTGCCCTCGTGTTACTTTGGGAACTCACCTGCCTTTAGTGGCTTATCACCAAGTCCTGCTGGATAATGAGAGTTTCCTAGCATGTTCCCATCACCCAGTTGACATTGAACTCCTCCTTCCATCACCCCCAGATACAAGGCCCCTTGGACATGCAGCCCACTCCAAGAAAGCCCAGCAAACTCACAAAATTGCGAGAAATTAATGTTTGCTGTTTTAAATCATAAGTTGTTAGTGGTTTATGATACAGCAAAAACTTACACACTACATGATTTTAGGTGGgtttcttaatctctctgagtctcagttttgtcatccgtaatatggaaataaaacaattacCCTTGGAAGGCTATTTTGAGGATGAcatgagaaaaaatacatatgaagTGCTTGGCACAACATAAATACTCcacataacaaaaacaaacaagctgtGCAGGCTGGAATGGCTCTGCCCTCAGGCTGGGGCACCTTGCTGTAGTATTTTGCGAGCAATCTAGAATGCCAGAGAAAAGCACGCGAAAGAACTGGAAGGATGAGGAAGCAGCTGCCAAGATAGGAAATTGCAAGTCGCAGGTTAGAGCGCAAATCACTTGgcgggaaggaggggaggggtggcgggAGGTGAAGGGGCGTGGACTCGAGGCTCtttccattccccccacccccaccatactGTGTTCCCTGGAAACGTTGGAAGCACAGGCTCTCAATGATTGAGCTGGCTCCTCCCGGAGCACAGGTATGGCTCTCTGCGGATAAGAAACAAACCAAATAGAAGGACCAGCCCCACAGCCAGGGTGGATATCCACACGTACCACGCTTTGCCTGGAGACCAGAATCCCTGATGACGGCGGAGGCTGACGGGGCCCTGGCTTTGGCAGACATCGAACATCGTTGTGCGTTTCACCCCCACAACCACCA from the Desmodus rotundus isolate HL8 chromosome 5, HLdesRot8A.1, whole genome shotgun sequence genome contains:
- the KRCC1 gene encoding lysine-rich coiled-coil protein 1 isoform X3, translated to MKHSKKTYDSFQDELEDYIQVQKARGLEPKTCFRRMREDYLETCRYKEEVDFRPRYRMFDQRLPSETIQTYPRSCSISQIVENQLPPWLPAHDSRLRLDSLSYCQFTRDYFSEKPAPLNLSQQECNYSTYSVDSRVYEHLSENSTSAHKASHKRMHHKRKRHPEESRGKSEEKQPKPKREKGCEEIDLDKHKSIQKNKTEVEAVRISTEKLKNHKEKKRRDVASKKEDRKRRKEKKEQGKERTEEEMLWDQSILGF
- the KRCC1 gene encoding lysine-rich coiled-coil protein 1 isoform X2, whose translation is MGEYDQISTPGSRPDKEYSLDNLMKHSKKTYDSFQDELEDYIQVQKARGLEPKTCFRRMREDYLETCRYKEEVDFRPRYRMFDQRLPSETIQTYPRSCSISQIVENQLPPWLPAHDSRLRLDSLSYCQFTRDYFSEKPAPLNLSQQECNYSTYSVDSRVYEHLSENSTSAHKASHKRMHHKRKRHPEESRGKSEEKQPKPKREKGCEEIDLDKHKSIQKNKTEVEAVRISTEKLKNHKEKKRRDVASKKEDRKRRKEKKEQGKERTEEEMLWDQSILGF
- the KRCC1 gene encoding lysine-rich coiled-coil protein 1 isoform X1; the protein is MADPVVAGVLRSPRPPPPRRGAPGPPGGVWRQQGRLSVLRRPSSPVVAQSHYLGKIYARKLKQLMGEYDQISTPGSRPDKEYSLDNLMKHSKKTYDSFQDELEDYIQVQKARGLEPKTCFRRMREDYLETCRYKEEVDFRPRYRMFDQRLPSETIQTYPRSCSISQIVENQLPPWLPAHDSRLRLDSLSYCQFTRDYFSEKPAPLNLSQQECNYSTYSVDSRVYEHLSENSTSAHKASHKRMHHKRKRHPEESRGKSEEKQPKPKREKGCEEIDLDKHKSIQKNKTEVEAVRISTEKLKNHKEKKRRDVASKKEDRKRRKEKKEQGKERTEEEMLWDQSILGF